One part of the Paenibacillus silvisoli genome encodes these proteins:
- a CDS encoding ABC transporter permease, producing the protein MKTEGDEMNAPAIAEKVNAVQKRGSRTRTVWKVMKKNLPLFSMSLPGILFKMIFSYLPLFGLILAFKHFRVDKGIWGSDWAGFQNFQFLFRSNNAWIITRNTVLYNGAFIVITMIVAITLAVLLNELSSRWMKVHQTILFIPYFISWVVIGYIVQAFLDHQHGFVNQVLTALGLESVKWYQEARFWPYILTAAQLWKTVGFSTLIYYAGIIGIDPTYYEAAKIDGASRWKMTTQITLPLLTPLIVILFIVALGNIFRADFGLFYFVPNDSSFLYPVTDVIDTYVYRSLKVMGDIGMSTAVGLYQSLIGFVLVITANFIIRKINREHSLW; encoded by the coding sequence AAGAGAGGGAGCCGGACAAGAACGGTTTGGAAGGTAATGAAAAAAAATCTGCCGCTGTTCAGCATGTCGCTGCCAGGTATTTTGTTCAAAATGATTTTTTCTTACTTACCTTTGTTCGGTTTGATCTTAGCCTTTAAACATTTCCGGGTGGATAAGGGAATTTGGGGCAGCGATTGGGCCGGCTTCCAAAACTTTCAGTTTTTGTTCCGCAGCAACAATGCATGGATCATTACACGCAATACGGTTCTTTATAATGGAGCATTTATCGTCATCACCATGATTGTCGCGATCACGCTGGCCGTGCTATTAAATGAACTGTCGAGCCGGTGGATGAAAGTCCATCAAACGATTCTGTTCATTCCATATTTCATCTCATGGGTCGTCATCGGCTATATTGTCCAGGCTTTTCTCGACCATCAGCATGGCTTTGTGAATCAAGTGCTTACCGCTCTCGGGCTTGAATCGGTCAAGTGGTACCAGGAAGCCCGGTTTTGGCCATACATCTTGACGGCGGCGCAGCTGTGGAAGACGGTTGGCTTCTCTACCTTGATCTATTACGCCGGCATTATCGGAATCGACCCTACTTATTACGAAGCCGCTAAAATCGACGGAGCTTCACGCTGGAAGATGACCACTCAGATTACGCTACCGCTTCTCACCCCGCTCATCGTTATTTTGTTCATTGTTGCGCTGGGGAATATTTTCAGAGCGGACTTCGGGTTGTTCTATTTCGTGCCGAACGACTCCAGCTTCCTCTATCCGGTTACCGATGTCATCGACACGTACGTCTATCGATCGCTCAAAGTCATGGGAGATATCGGGATGTCTACAGCCGTCGGCTTGTACCAGTCGCTCATCGGATTTGTGCTCGTCATCACCGCGAATTTCATCATTCGCAAAATAAATAGAGAGCATTCATTATGGTAG
- a CDS encoding carbohydrate ABC transporter permease, producing the protein MTAVQRKKLTLFELIVHTFFIGLSVCILVPLLLLVSISISDEKSLNTLGYRLIPAKYSFKAYDLILQAPKQLLDAYGVTVTVTCIGAIIGLFMTSLLAYTMSRKDYALRNVTMRYVVVTMLFSGGLVPFYILVTQYLHLKDTIWALIVPYLISPFYTLVMKGFMDQVPMETIESAKIDGAGEWRTFMTIILPLVKPALATVGLFICFIYWNDWWLGLLFIDNPKLVPLQLLLYRVLSTIDFLTNGMAQVNVDIDLSTFPSLSARMALTVLAAGPMLFVFPFFQKYFVKGLTIGAVKG; encoded by the coding sequence ATGACCGCTGTACAACGCAAGAAGCTCACGCTGTTCGAACTGATCGTCCATACATTTTTCATCGGATTGTCGGTTTGCATCCTTGTTCCGTTGCTGCTTCTCGTCTCGATTTCGATCAGCGACGAGAAATCGTTGAATACGCTCGGCTATCGTCTCATTCCGGCAAAATACAGCTTTAAGGCGTATGATCTCATTTTGCAAGCTCCAAAACAGCTGCTGGATGCTTATGGCGTGACGGTTACCGTTACTTGCATTGGCGCGATCATTGGCCTATTCATGACGAGTCTGCTGGCTTACACGATGTCTCGCAAAGATTACGCGCTTCGGAACGTCACCATGAGGTATGTCGTCGTCACGATGCTGTTCAGCGGCGGACTTGTGCCCTTCTATATTCTGGTTACGCAATATCTTCACTTGAAGGATACGATCTGGGCGTTGATCGTCCCTTACTTGATCAGCCCGTTCTACACCCTCGTCATGAAAGGCTTTATGGATCAGGTGCCAATGGAGACGATTGAATCGGCCAAGATCGATGGGGCTGGCGAATGGCGCACCTTCATGACAATCATATTGCCGCTCGTGAAGCCGGCGCTTGCAACGGTCGGACTGTTTATCTGCTTTATCTACTGGAATGACTGGTGGCTCGGTCTGCTGTTCATTGATAATCCGAAGCTCGTTCCGCTGCAGCTGCTGCTGTACCGGGTGCTGAGTACGATCGATTTTCTGACGAACGGCATGGCTCAAGTGAACGTCGATATCGATTTGAGCACGTTCCCAAGCTTATCCGCCCGAATGGCTCTCACCGTATTGGCAGCAGGCCCGATGCTTTTCGTCTTCCCTTTCTTCCAGAAATATTTCGTGAAAGGGCTTACGATCGGTGCCGTTAAAGGATAG
- a CDS encoding ABC transporter substrate-binding protein, whose protein sequence is MTWYFPLPAVPADMQSVEDAVNKITQAKINATIHMKPAAFGDYTQKMNVIVASGEESDIIWTSNWNFDYAQNVAKGAFIPLDDLLAKYAPDVQKSMPSFVWDATKVGGKTYGLPDYQTVTNREGFKIVKSFADKYSLDTSKIKKITDIEPFLAAVKKGEPGKIPFALDQRGVFGGMLHTFGLEGIGGLGTVNFSDPSKVTDMYETDAYKQYLNTMHDWYTKGYINEDAATVKNANDVIKTGNVVSVFHNVLSADAVANAKATLGDIVLAPTTDFFASTGTIITTMQAISKTSKNPERAMMFLNLVNTDKELYNILAYGVQGKHYTLGADNTVQVNADAGYAPNAAWVFGNTFNALLTPGKTADIVGQVEKDNESAQASPLMGFIFDVQPVSAEIASVTAVVNQYGPPLNTGTVDPAKTLPEFISQLKSAGIDKVIAEMQKQLDSWKAAK, encoded by the coding sequence TTGACCTGGTACTTCCCGCTTCCGGCCGTTCCGGCAGATATGCAGTCAGTTGAAGATGCCGTAAACAAAATTACACAAGCGAAAATCAATGCGACTATTCATATGAAACCGGCAGCTTTCGGCGATTACACGCAGAAAATGAACGTGATCGTCGCTTCCGGCGAAGAATCGGATATTATTTGGACGTCGAACTGGAACTTCGATTATGCGCAAAACGTAGCAAAGGGCGCATTCATTCCACTTGACGACCTTCTTGCAAAGTATGCGCCTGATGTTCAGAAGAGCATGCCTAGCTTCGTATGGGATGCAACGAAAGTCGGCGGTAAAACGTACGGCCTGCCTGATTACCAGACCGTCACGAACCGTGAAGGCTTTAAGATCGTCAAATCGTTCGCTGACAAATACAGTTTGGATACAAGCAAAATTAAGAAGATTACGGATATCGAACCGTTCCTAGCGGCTGTTAAGAAAGGTGAGCCCGGCAAAATCCCATTCGCGTTGGATCAACGCGGTGTGTTCGGCGGCATGCTCCATACGTTCGGGCTTGAGGGAATCGGCGGCTTAGGTACTGTTAACTTCAGCGATCCTTCCAAAGTGACAGACATGTATGAAACGGACGCTTACAAGCAATATCTAAACACGATGCATGACTGGTACACGAAAGGATATATCAATGAAGACGCTGCAACCGTCAAGAACGCAAACGATGTCATTAAAACCGGCAATGTCGTTTCCGTATTCCATAACGTACTCAGCGCGGATGCCGTTGCCAACGCGAAGGCGACACTGGGCGATATCGTGCTGGCGCCAACGACCGACTTCTTCGCTTCGACGGGTACGATTATTACGACGATGCAAGCGATCAGCAAGACGTCCAAAAATCCGGAACGCGCCATGATGTTCCTGAACCTGGTCAACACGGATAAAGAACTGTATAACATTTTGGCATACGGCGTACAAGGCAAGCACTACACGCTCGGCGCGGATAATACGGTTCAAGTCAATGCGGATGCAGGCTATGCTCCGAATGCGGCATGGGTATTCGGCAATACGTTCAATGCACTGCTGACACCTGGCAAAACAGCCGATATCGTCGGTCAAGTAGAGAAAGACAACGAAAGTGCGCAGGCTTCTCCGTTGATGGGCTTTATCTTCGACGTACAGCCGGTATCTGCAGAGATTGCTTCCGTTACAGCGGTCGTCAATCAATACGGTCCTCCGCTTAACACAGGTACAGTTGACCCGGCCAAAACGCTGCCGGAATTCATCAGCCAGCTGAAGTCGGCAGGAATCGATAAAGTAATCGCAGAAATGCAGAAACAGCTGGATTCTTGGAAGGCTGCGAAGTAA